CGGCCAAATTTGATTTTGCGGCGCTAAAAATACATACCCGACCCCCACCAGTGCTGCGGCCGGCTTTAGCATGGCCCAAAAAACCGTATCTCCCAATGCAGCCAAGGGCCCCATCATCCCGGTTTTAATCCGGTGAATGGCTTCTTTTTCAGCTTCGCTTTTTTCTGCGAGATCAACTTCCAACCGAACAATCACACCTAAAATAATGGTCGCGCAGTACGGATGTGTATTAAAAAATTCCAGATGCCTTTTCAACATCGCAATCCGGGACTGTTTATCCTTGGCCAACATCCGCACCAAGGGCACCATGGCAAAAGCAAATCCAAGATTTTGCATTCTCTGAAAATTCCAGCAAGCCTGAAGAAAAAATGCGCGCCAGGCAATCCGTCCCAATGGCACTTTTACTTTGTCGACTTGTCCGCTTTTTACCATGCCCGTCTCCGCCAAGCCAACCCAGCGCCAATGCCAAGAGCTGCCGTAAAAATCAACAACACATTCCCCGGCCATAACCATACCAATCCACCGACAACCAAAAAAGCCGCTCCAATCCACCAATGCGATTCTTCCTTCACAATCAAATCAAGCACCACGGCAAATGAAAGCATCGGCAAAAACCAAAAAACCCATCCCAGCGCATTCATTACTTTTACCGAAAGCAACGGTGTTAAGCTGCCCAACAAAACCGCCAAAGGCCCCAGCCACAGAAGATAGAGTAAAAAATTCCTTAAATAAGTACCGAGCAATCCCATCACATTGAGACGTGTCACCCCTGAGAGACCTTCGGATTCAACCACCGCTTCGCTTCGCGCCGCCAACCGGCTGTTAAAGTGGCGGACCAAAATATCCAGCTTGCCTGATACAATCCCGGCCGGAATTGCCACACCAAGTGCCAGCACCATGGCTGGACCGATGTTCATCGCTGCGGTTTGCATAAAAAAAACAGTCAACGCCGCTGTCATGCCGCCGGTAATCGTATAATCGGACGGTATATACGCCCCAACAGGAAGAACATTGATCCATAACAACTGGACCATCGCGCCGGCCAAAAGTCCGGTGGGCAAATCCCCCAGCAAGACGCCGAAAATACTGCCGACCACCAATGGCTGCGCAAACATAAATTGCCCCACCATGGCATGATCCAATGCCAGCAATGCTCCCAATGCTGAAAGCCAAAGCACCTGCTCCAATAAAACCTCCTTACCGGCCTACCCGGCCGGTTTAGACTAAGAGAAACTTTTTAATATCTACCGGCTCATCGGTAGGGACCATCTGAATACTTATCGTCAACCCTTGTGAAAGCAGGTTTCTGAAATTTTCCTTGTCCTCATCATTGATGGCGACCGCCTGCATAATTTGTTTTTTTCCCGCACTATAACGCAGGCCGCCCACATTAATTTTTTCCAATTTCAACCCGCTTTGCATGATGCGGACCACATCCTTGATTGAAGAAAGCAGCAGCAACACCCGTTTGCCCTGAAATTCCGGGGAGGCACACCGCGCAACCGCTTCTTTGACCTTACAAATTTCCACGCCAAACGCCGGCGTCGCCGCCATCTCCATCAAACTCCGTTGTAGGGCATCCTCGGCCACAGTGTCATCCGCCACCATAATCACATCGGGAGAAACCACCTTGACCCAACCAACCGCCACCTGCCCGTGTATCAAGCGATCATCAATCCGCACCAAAACAAATTCAACCGACATATCCAGATATCCTTTGTGTAAAAAAATTCACAAGCGCTATCGCAGCCCCGACCGGAGTCACTATTTCAATAATTCATTCGCAACCAATATGGCTTTTTTTCCTTTTTCGTTCACAAACGCGGTCAATTGCCCAAGACTCATCAACGAGCGGTGGGTGACCGCTTCAATCAACATCGGGAGATTCACGCCGGTGACAACAGTAAAATTCCATTTTTCAGAAAGTGCCAACGCCACATTGCTGGGTGTCCCGCCAAACATATCCACCAGAAGCAATGTCTCTTCACCCTCCTGCTGTGCAGGTAAAATAACCGCTTCCAATTTACCCACCAGATCCTCAATCCCTTCATGCATTTCCAGACAAACCGGTACCAAAGACGCTTGTTTGCCGACAATTAATTCTGTGGTCGTCACAAGTTCCATGGCCAAATGCCCGTGTGTGGTGATGATAATTTGGATCATGTGTGTCCCGCCTTCACAACTTCAGTTATGAATAAACAATTTATCAAAAATCAGCATCATATTAAATCACAATCAACTTTAAAATAACCCGGGCCAAACGCTGCGGATCATGCCGGAAATGATCTTTTCCCCGAGCCAGACGTGAACGAATCAACGTAACGCCCATCTCGTCCAACCGAGCGGCATCCTCTGCTCTGGCAAGCACCGGCTCCGCATTGCTTTGCCCGTATCGGCGCAGTATATCCTGACTCGGCACTTCCGTATTGGCCAATGCAAACTGGATAATATCCGGCCGCGTGTGTTCCCGGACAGCCTGGACATGGTCCACCACGCTCATCTTGTCCGTCTCCCCCGGCTGGGTCATCACATTACAAACAAATAGCTTCACTGCCCGGGAACCGGCGATATCATCCGCCAATCCATCCATCAGAAGATTTGGCAGAATACTGGTATACAAACTTCCCGGCCCCATGATAATGGCATCCGCCTCCGCAATAGCCTCACGCACTTCCGCCGAAGGCTTCACCTTGGCCGGCACCAGCCGCAACCGCTTGATGGGCTGTCGGCTCCGGCCGATCTTCGACTCCCCTTTAACAATGCTGCCATCCAACAACTCCGCTTCCAGACCCACCGAATCAAGTGTCACCGGCAATACCTGGCCGCTTACTGCCAAAACCTGGCTGGCTGCCTGAACACCGGTGGCAAAATCCCCGGTAATTTCACCCAGCGCGGTAATAAAAAGATTCCCAAACGAATGCCCTTCAATCCCGCTCCCCCGGCCTTTAAAGCGATGTTGAAAAAGCTGGCTCATGAGCGGGCTGGTCTCCGCCATGGCGACGAGGCAGTTGCGCAGATCACCGGGCGGCAGTGTCTTATACTCCCGGCGCAACCTGCCGGAGCTGCCGCCATCATCCGCCATGGTGACGACCGCAGTAATATTCGCGCTAAACTCCTTTAATCCGGATAACAATGCCGGCAGACCGGTGCCGCCGCCGATCGCCACCAATTTGGGCCCGCGCTTAAGCCGCAGGCGTTTCAATGCCACGGTCGCATATTCTTTTTCCCGCGCCGGCATCAACACCGTCAGGATGGAATACAAACTGCGGCGGAAAGCCAGTACCGCGCCGGTCACACCAAGCACCAATAACAAAAAATCAATAAAGCGCAGACTTTGAATCTGTTTGGCCAAAGGCCGGTAATCAATAACCCGGACCTCAAAATTTCTAAAAACATCCCCCATCATTCCCGAGACACCCACCCCGATAACCACTGCAGACAAAATAAGCAGGATAAGCCAGCGCTTTAAACGGACCCCGGGATAGAGCCAGCGCCAAGCCAGCCGCCGCTCCCAGCGCGGATTTAACTGTCGTTTTGCTTTTGAGGTTTTACGTGCCATGCGTCTCCCCGCATTTCCGTCCCAACTCACGATGATAAACAAGTGTATCACCGGCCAAACGTTTTTTCAGTGCATTGGCCATCACCACGGAGCGATGCTGTCCGCCGGTACATCCAAATGCAAAATGCAAGGTTGCTTTTCCTTCACGGACATAGTGAGGAATCAATCGTTTCAGCATGCCGGCGATGCTCTCAAGTGTCTTGCCTGCTTCCGGTTGCTGCATAACATAATTTTGTACTTTACGCTGCATCCCGGTACTTTTTTTCAATGCCGTGACATAAAAGGGATTAGGCAAAAAGCGCACATCAAAAATAAAATCCGCATCCTGCGGAAGTCCGAATTTATAGCCAAAACTGCTGACCGTAACATGCATTTTTCTTTGTCCGCGATTCAACCAGGCGGCCAACTGTCGGCGCAATTCAGGCGGTGTCAAACGCGTGGTATCAATAATCAGATCAGCGCTTTCCCGCAACCACGCCAATTGCCGGCGCTCAGAACGAATCCGATCATGAAATGTTTTCTTGCCGCGCAGTGGATGAGGACGCCGGGTCTCGGCAAACCGGCGGATCAATTCATTCTCTGCGGCTTCCAGGAAAATGATGCCAAAACTGGTTTTCCCGGTACGCAATGTCTGCAACGCCTGTTGCAAATCTTCCATAAATATCTGAGAACGAACATCCACCCCGACCGCCAAGGATGCCGTCGCGCCATTACTTTTTTTCAACAGCGCGATCCCCTGGGTCAAGAGCGGTGCCGGCAAATTATCCACGCAAAAATATCCGAAATCTTCAAGTTGATACAGCACATGATGTTTG
This window of the bacterium genome carries:
- a CDS encoding PTS system mannose/fructose/sorbose family transporter subunit IID, whose amino-acid sequence is MVMAGECVVDFYGSSWHWRWVGLAETGMVKSGQVDKVKVPLGRIAWRAFFLQACWNFQRMQNLGFAFAMVPLVRMLAKDKQSRIAMLKRHLEFFNTHPYCATIILGVIVRLEVDLAEKSEAEKEAIHRIKTGMMGPLAALGDTVFWAMLKPAAALVGVGYVFLAPQNQIWPAILGPVFFLAIFSIPHIGLHFWGMKLGYQRGIEIACDLRRFNPQLIAKRIALFIMVALGSVAAVYVFLTAGKFMSAQWAGALLLTAATGVFFLGLRKGIPAALLFYGLVGLAVVLAYSGVI
- a CDS encoding PTS sugar transporter subunit IIC; protein product: MEQVLWLSALGALLALDHAMVGQFMFAQPLVVGSIFGVLLGDLPTGLLAGAMVQLLWINVLPVGAYIPSDYTITGGMTAALTVFFMQTAAMNIGPAMVLALGVAIPAGIVSGKLDILVRHFNSRLAARSEAVVESEGLSGVTRLNVMGLLGTYLRNFLLYLLWLGPLAVLLGSLTPLLSVKVMNALGWVFWFLPMLSFAVVLDLIVKEESHWWIGAAFLVVGGLVWLWPGNVLLIFTAALGIGAGLAWRRRAW
- a CDS encoding PTS sugar transporter subunit IIB, producing MSVEFVLVRIDDRLIHGQVAVGWVKVVSPDVIMVADDTVAEDALQRSLMEMAATPAFGVEICKVKEAVARCASPEFQGKRVLLLLSSIKDVVRIMQSGLKLEKINVGGLRYSAGKKQIMQAVAINDEDKENFRNLLSQGLTISIQMVPTDEPVDIKKFLLV
- a CDS encoding PTS fructose transporter subunit IIA; protein product: MIQIIITTHGHLAMELVTTTELIVGKQASLVPVCLEMHEGIEDLVGKLEAVILPAQQEGEETLLLVDMFGGTPSNVALALSEKWNFTVVTGVNLPMLIEAVTHRSLMSLGQLTAFVNEKGKKAILVANELLK
- a CDS encoding YvcK family protein: MARKTSKAKRQLNPRWERRLAWRWLYPGVRLKRWLILLILSAVVIGVGVSGMMGDVFRNFEVRVIDYRPLAKQIQSLRFIDFLLLVLGVTGAVLAFRRSLYSILTVLMPAREKEYATVALKRLRLKRGPKLVAIGGGTGLPALLSGLKEFSANITAVVTMADDGGSSGRLRREYKTLPPGDLRNCLVAMAETSPLMSQLFQHRFKGRGSGIEGHSFGNLFITALGEITGDFATGVQAASQVLAVSGQVLPVTLDSVGLEAELLDGSIVKGESKIGRSRQPIKRLRLVPAKVKPSAEVREAIAEADAIIMGPGSLYTSILPNLLMDGLADDIAGSRAVKLFVCNVMTQPGETDKMSVVDHVQAVREHTRPDIIQFALANTEVPSQDILRRYGQSNAEPVLARAEDAARLDEMGVTLIRSRLARGKDHFRHDPQRLARVILKLIVI
- the rapZ gene encoding RNase adapter RapZ, translating into MQKKKLLLVTGLSGAGKHHVLYQLEDFGYFCVDNLPAPLLTQGIALLKKSNGATASLAVGVDVRSQIFMEDLQQALQTLRTGKTSFGIIFLEAAENELIRRFAETRRPHPLRGKKTFHDRIRSERRQLAWLRESADLIIDTTRLTPPELRRQLAAWLNRGQRKMHVTVSSFGYKFGLPQDADFIFDVRFLPNPFYVTALKKSTGMQRKVQNYVMQQPEAGKTLESIAGMLKRLIPHYVREGKATLHFAFGCTGGQHRSVVMANALKKRLAGDTLVYHRELGRKCGETHGT